From Patescibacteria group bacterium, one genomic window encodes:
- a CDS encoding peptidoglycan bridge formation glycyltransferase FemA/FemB family protein: protein MIIVEIKDKQRLNDFLGAQPHAEFLQSWEWGEFQEKVEGKIIRLGVEENGELIAAATLVKKTMPLGMNYFYCPRGPVIRAESREQGAEMINFFFAEIERIAQKEKVIFLRFEPLEQFPISNFQFPIFKTIDIQVSKTIILDLNLSEDDLLKNMHQKTRYNIRLAEKKGVKIREAEKSPLERGGAAAAPGCVMAEEFDKFWNLMSATVNRDGFRLHSKEYYQKMLSLNGGLIKLFFGFVPRSLGEGGEFEGKIICAGIFSFFGDTAVYLHGASANENRELMAPHLLQWEMIKLAKAAGCKFYDFSGIDEKKWPGVTRFKRGFAGQEMNYPGTFDVIFDKQKYSAYKIFRKIRRLIK, encoded by the coding sequence ATGATCATAGTTGAAATAAAAGATAAACAAAGACTCAATGATTTTCTCGGAGCGCAACCGCATGCCGAATTTTTGCAATCGTGGGAATGGGGAGAATTCCAGGAGAAAGTTGAAGGAAAAATTATCCGCCTCGGTGTGGAGGAAAATGGCGAGCTGATCGCGGCGGCAACTTTGGTAAAAAAAACAATGCCTTTAGGAATGAATTATTTTTATTGTCCGCGCGGCCCGGTGATCAGAGCGGAGAGCAGAGAGCAGGGAGCAGAGATGATTAATTTTTTCTTTGCAGAGATAGAAAGAATTGCCCAGAAGGAAAAAGTTATTTTTTTGCGTTTCGAACCGCTAGAACAATTTCCAATTTCCAATTTCCAATTTCCAATTTTCAAAACCATTGATATCCAGGTCAGTAAAACTATCATCTTGGATTTGAATTTATCTGAAGACGATTTGCTTAAAAATATGCATCAGAAGACTCGTTATAATATCCGTTTAGCCGAAAAAAAAGGCGTTAAAATCCGGGAAGCGGAAAAGTCCCCTCTCGAGAGGGGTGGCGCCGCCGCGGCGCCGGGGTGTGTTATGGCCGAAGAATTTGATAAATTTTGGAATTTAATGTCAGCTACGGTCAACCGAGACGGCTTCCGTTTGCATAGCAAGGAGTATTATCAAAAGATGCTTTCTCTCAATGGCGGATTGATAAAATTATTTTTTGGCTTTGTCCCCCGTAGCCTTGGCGAAGGGGGAGAATTTGAGGGAAAAATTATCTGTGCAGGAATTTTTAGTTTTTTCGGCGATACGGCCGTCTATCTCCATGGCGCCTCGGCCAATGAAAACCGGGAATTGATGGCGCCGCATCTCCTGCAATGGGAAATGATCAAGCTTGCCAAAGCCGCCGGGTGTAAATTTTATGATTTCTCCGGCATTGATGAAAAGAAATGGCCGGGCGTGACGCGTTTCAAACGCGGCTTTGCCGGCCAGGAAATGAATTATCCCGGAACCTTTGATGTTATTTTCGATAAGCAAAAATATTCCGCCTACAAAATTTTTAGAAAAATACGCAGACTTATTAAATAA
- a CDS encoding amidohydrolase family protein produces the protein MNNITHFKPEQVFAPDSPEDKELQSKTEIEFVTDPASGKIVKIGNPRDVREWLEAEKISRPDLTVGVEQGGVALPGFTDTHNHLMYGTFDVIGAGFAAADSLDEMRQSLGKQLKEEKGETPKVFLCHNTASVPDVWREQLDEISPYRPICLVDNSFHGARLNSRMIGLLKNAITAETEAGRPVTSGSFDERTGQATEAYAILAIQVAEAPFGAERIAEGMKNKLNEWIGQGITDVHEMYPLSFMDLTAMLMTRRNWKEMEKTEFPVRQVFMPPVLTMELLKRQGELEKAGLFDPQKDWKMFGLKLLADGSFGSHTAMVDEPYGDIGGKGIEYHSTDELNKAIALAKEYGINGAAMHAIGDAGIQRALDTAKKWQAMAEKAKLDPSRFRIEHFELSGSKLDEAAKLGVWVSSQSNFLTDYVYEDRLGKRVTQICPHADIVNKGIPMMFGSDGMPTSALFGMYAATHNPNEAQRIPFTQALAAYSLAGADWENRNGGQGRIAEGAAANVVVINRETLNKLLTGDASAQEMAAMGRDSGIMGDKVTDLEAGIQKIYRQGRLVEKK, from the coding sequence ATGAACAACATTACACATTTCAAGCCGGAACAAGTGTTTGCTCCGGATTCGCCCGAGGATAAAGAACTTCAATCCAAAACCGAGATTGAATTCGTGACCGACCCCGCCAGCGGAAAGATCGTCAAAATCGGCAATCCTCGCGATGTGCGGGAATGGCTCGAGGCGGAAAAAATCAGCCGGCCCGATTTAACCGTCGGCGTGGAACAAGGCGGCGTGGCTTTGCCGGGATTCACCGACACCCATAATCATCTGATGTATGGGACTTTCGATGTCATCGGAGCGGGCTTTGCTGCGGCAGATTCTTTGGATGAGATGCGCCAAAGTCTTGGCAAGCAATTGAAAGAAGAGAAAGGTGAAACTCCCAAGGTTTTTTTATGCCACAACACTGCCAGCGTTCCGGATGTTTGGCGCGAGCAGTTGGACGAAATTTCACCGTATCGGCCGATTTGTCTGGTCGATAACAGTTTTCACGGCGCCCGCCTTAATTCACGCATGATCGGTTTGCTCAAAAATGCGATTACGGCTGAAACCGAAGCCGGTCGGCCGGTCACTTCCGGAAGTTTCGATGAACGTACCGGTCAGGCGACCGAAGCCTACGCGATTCTCGCCATTCAGGTTGCGGAAGCTCCGTTTGGCGCGGAAAGGATTGCGGAAGGCATGAAAAACAAACTGAACGAGTGGATCGGCCAAGGCATTACCGATGTCCATGAAATGTATCCGTTGTCGTTCATGGATTTGACGGCGATGCTCATGACTCGGCGCAACTGGAAAGAAATGGAGAAAACAGAATTTCCCGTTCGTCAGGTCTTTATGCCGCCGGTATTAACCATGGAGCTGTTGAAGCGCCAAGGGGAACTGGAAAAGGCCGGGCTCTTTGACCCGCAGAAGGATTGGAAGATGTTCGGCTTGAAGCTGTTGGCGGACGGAAGTTTTGGTTCGCACACGGCCATGGTCGATGAACCCTATGGTGATATTGGCGGGAAAGGGATTGAGTATCATTCCACTGACGAGTTGAACAAGGCGATTGCGTTGGCCAAAGAATACGGAATTAATGGAGCGGCCATGCACGCGATCGGTGATGCCGGTATCCAGCGCGCGTTGGATACCGCCAAAAAATGGCAAGCGATGGCGGAAAAAGCCAAACTTGATCCGAGCCGTTTCCGCATTGAGCATTTCGAACTCTCCGGTAGCAAACTGGACGAAGCCGCGAAACTCGGCGTCTGGGTAAGTTCGCAGTCCAATTTCTTAACTGATTATGTTTACGAAGATCGGTTGGGCAAGAGAGTTACCCAAATTTGCCCGCATGCTGATATCGTGAACAAAGGCATACCGATGATGTTCGGTTCGGACGGCATGCCGACTTCGGCGCTGTTCGGGATGTATGCCGCGACGCATAATCCTAACGAAGCACAGCGCATTCCTTTCACCCAGGCTTTGGCCGCTTATTCTTTGGCCGGAGCTGATTGGGAGAATAGAAATGGCGGTCAGGGAAGAATTGCGGAAGGCGCGGCTGCCAACGTCGTGGTAATCAACCGGGAAACGCTGAATAAGCTGCTCACGGGAGATGCTTCGGCGCAAGAAATGGCGGCAATGGGCAGGGATTCCGGCATAATGGGCGACAAGGTCACCGATCTGGAAGCGGGGATTCAGAAGATTTATCGGCAGGGAAGGTTGGTCGAGAAGAAGTAG
- a CDS encoding PEP-utilizing enzyme — protein MNIKEILKIIELHQWKEEETPAANCFVDLFKTCYLETKKVYQKEIFSVCAYYLGDNYLFEWSREDETRQTLSWVAEKYRNDKNYFKEKGRKFEEVSLNIEKKIQETKLADLSVFSNMRLAALLAEFKKFGRKMFGYAIITEALDFLSEKDYADNLKNIPASELPKAIHALTASEKLGFIEREKLHLLSLAKMALKDAKLKNAVLKKNPAVLIKFKKFKQELDNHADSYFWIQNGYKKANYLNEDYFLNSLAAEIEKKTIKQINKEEYSLKNREILAKKSLRNIYAKYGMSAESKLFFVIIRDFSFWQDKRKENILRLIYCIDRVLGETAKRFKISRTDLSFYFFTDLIGLLERNKKISPKELDKRNKVLFFSYFEKGLLKTKDIFGQEADEIKRSFKKQGEELLPAGIIKGFVASAGKSGNAVKGRVKIVLDPENDFLAEGEILVTGMTRPEFVPLMKKAGAIITNEGGITTHAAIISRELKVPCIIGTKIATEILHDGDLIEMDLKNGLVKIIK, from the coding sequence ATGAATATTAAAGAAATATTAAAAATTATCGAATTACATCAATGGAAAGAAGAGGAAACTCCGGCTGCCAATTGTTTTGTCGATCTTTTCAAAACCTGTTATTTAGAAACAAAAAAAGTTTATCAAAAAGAGATCTTTTCGGTTTGCGCTTATTATCTCGGTGATAATTATTTATTTGAATGGTCAAGAGAGGATGAAACCAGACAGACGCTTTCTTGGGTCGCGGAGAAATATAGAAATGATAAAAATTATTTCAAAGAAAAAGGAAGGAAGTTTGAGGAAGTTTCCTTAAACATTGAAAAAAAAATTCAAGAAACAAAATTAGCCGACCTATCCGTTTTCTCGAATATGCGTTTGGCGGCCCTGCTTGCAGAATTTAAGAAATTTGGCCGAAAGATGTTCGGCTACGCGATTATTACCGAGGCGTTGGATTTTTTATCTGAGAAAGACTATGCCGATAATTTAAAAAATATTCCAGCGAGCGAATTGCCGAAAGCTATCCATGCCTTAACCGCTTCGGAAAAGCTCGGTTTTATTGAACGGGAAAAACTACATCTTTTAAGCTTGGCTAAAATGGCGCTTAAGGATGCAAAATTAAAAAATGCGGTATTGAAAAAAAATCCGGCTGTTTTGATAAAATTTAAAAAGTTCAAGCAAGAGCTTGATAATCATGCTGATAGCTATTTTTGGATTCAAAATGGCTACAAAAAAGCCAACTATTTGAACGAGGATTATTTTTTGAATTCCCTTGCCGCGGAAATCGAAAAAAAGACCATTAAGCAGATAAACAAAGAGGAATATAGCTTAAAGAACCGGGAAATTTTGGCAAAAAAAAGCTTGCGGAATATTTATGCTAAATATGGAATGTCCGCCGAGTCGAAATTATTTTTTGTGATAATCAGAGATTTTTCCTTTTGGCAGGATAAGCGGAAAGAAAATATTTTGCGGCTGATCTATTGTATCGATCGGGTGCTTGGAGAAACGGCGAAAAGATTTAAAATTTCCCGAACTGATTTGTCTTTTTATTTTTTTACTGACCTAATCGGGCTTCTCGAAAGAAATAAGAAAATTTCCCCGAAGGAATTGGATAAAAGGAATAAAGTCCTTTTCTTTTCATATTTTGAAAAAGGTTTATTGAAAACAAAAGATATTTTCGGCCAAGAGGCTGACGAAATAAAGCGATCATTTAAAAAGCAGGGAGAAGAATTATTGCCTGCCGGCATAATTAAGGGATTTGTCGCTTCGGCGGGAAAATCAGGAAACGCCGTGAAGGGAAGGGTAAAAATCGTTCTTGATCCGGAAAATGATTTCTTGGCAGAAGGCGAAATTTTAGTGACCGGAATGACGAGGCCGGAATTCGTGCCGTTAATGAAGAAAGCGGGGGCAATTATCACTAATGAGGGCGGCATCACCACGCATGCGGCGATAATTTCCCGGGAGTTGAAAGTACCCTGTATTATCGGAACAAAAATCGCCACCGAAATTTTGCATGACGGCGATTTGATAGAGATGGATTTAAAAAATGGTTTAGTTAAAATAATCAAATAA
- a CDS encoding PEP-utilizing enzyme yields MKSKQEYFKLFDNRPYPLILMKTCMAATVFGFKKVFPESSINNVGTYWKNARSVYFWEDRGMKDTINKIAARALTDQAFFMRILKEAYQRAIKLNKFSSKFLNKDLRQEKNAVLIGFFKDFIKELFRMYSYGAAPTMIGYRDDNLLYLKAEKILRKKTENNPENFADYFVALTSPLKKLKTHDQEIDVLKLAQAAKNKKIKSAKELKRVFRDKLRYLISEYGWLSYDFAHKPAWDSDYFAKLVLEKARTDNSLRLGYLNNYNQRALDDFNQAAAKLKLNTKERKLFGLISWLGYYKWVREYEFLKAMYNLKFIDEELGRRAGLTAIQSKYILAEEFEKYLETNPKELKKIVEERMKDFLITVSSGQGTEMKVGKEAVKGFDKIKFISSKINVNSREIKGMPAQAGKAKGIVKIINTIEDLGKMKKGNILVSQATSPDLISAMKKAAAIVTNEGGVTCHAAIVSRELGIPCLVGTKIATQVLREGDLVEVDADKGLIKILK; encoded by the coding sequence ATGAAATCGAAACAGGAATATTTTAAACTTTTCGACAACCGTCCTTACCCATTGATACTGATGAAAACCTGCATGGCGGCCACTGTTTTCGGTTTTAAAAAAGTTTTTCCCGAAAGTTCGATCAATAATGTCGGCACATATTGGAAAAACGCGCGCAGCGTTTACTTCTGGGAAGATCGCGGCATGAAAGACACAATAAACAAGATTGCCGCTCGGGCACTGACAGACCAGGCATTTTTTATGCGTATTTTGAAGGAGGCATATCAAAGAGCGATCAAACTTAATAAGTTTTCGAGCAAATTCTTAAATAAAGATTTGCGCCAAGAGAAAAATGCGGTTTTGATCGGATTTTTTAAAGATTTTATCAAAGAACTATTCCGAATGTATTCTTATGGCGCGGCGCCGACGATGATCGGTTATCGCGACGATAACCTTCTGTATCTTAAGGCTGAAAAAATACTGAGAAAGAAAACCGAAAATAATCCGGAAAATTTTGCCGATTACTTTGTCGCGCTTACCAGCCCTTTGAAAAAGTTAAAGACGCACGACCAGGAGATTGATGTTTTGAAATTAGCTCAAGCGGCAAAAAATAAAAAAATAAAATCAGCAAAAGAGCTTAAGAGAGTTTTTCGGGATAAGCTGCGATATTTAATATCCGAATACGGCTGGCTCTCTTATGACTTTGCCCATAAGCCAGCTTGGGATTCAGACTATTTCGCCAAACTTGTTTTGGAGAAGGCGAGAACCGATAATAGTCTGCGCTTGGGTTACTTGAATAATTACAATCAGCGCGCCCTTGATGATTTTAATCAGGCGGCCGCTAAATTAAAACTGAATACCAAAGAAAGAAAGTTGTTCGGGCTGATAAGTTGGCTGGGTTATTATAAATGGGTTCGGGAGTATGAATTTTTGAAAGCCATGTATAATTTGAAATTTATCGACGAAGAGCTTGGCCGGAGAGCCGGTTTGACGGCCATACAATCAAAATATATTTTAGCTGAGGAGTTTGAAAAATATTTGGAAACCAATCCGAAAGAATTGAAGAAAATTGTTGAAGAAAGAATGAAAGATTTTTTAATCACAGTTTCCTCCGGCCAGGGAACGGAAATGAAAGTTGGCAAGGAAGCAGTAAAAGGATTCGATAAGATTAAATTTATCAGCTCCAAAATAAACGTAAACTCCCGCGAGATAAAAGGCATGCCGGCCCAAGCGGGCAAGGCCAAAGGGATTGTAAAGATAATTAATACGATAGAAGATTTGGGTAAAATGAAGAAGGGAAATATCTTGGTATCGCAGGCGACCAGTCCCGATCTTATTTCGGCCATGAAAAAGGCCGCCGCTATTGTCACCAATGAGGGTGGGGTAACCTGCCACGCGGCGATCGTTTCCCGAGAGTTGGGCATACCTTGCCTGGTGGGCACGAAGATTGCCACCCAAGTTTTGCGCGAAGGCGATTTAGTTGAAGTTGACGCGGACAAGGGCTTGATAAAAATTTTGAAATAA
- a CDS encoding DUF6485 family protein, protein MECRIKKNLQNCPCTYQGCELKGKCCECVAYHRANKELPACYFSTAEEKTYDRSIKNFINNL, encoded by the coding sequence ATGGAATGCCGAATAAAAAAGAATTTACAAAATTGTCCTTGCACCTATCAAGGTTGCGAGCTCAAGGGGAAATGCTGCGAGTGCGTCGCTTATCACCGCGCGAACAAGGAGTTGCCGGCCTGCTATTTTTCCACTGCGGAAGAAAAAACTTACGACCGATCAATTAAGAATTTTATTAATAATTTATAA
- a CDS encoding PEP-utilizing enzyme, which yields MKINIDSRKELFKWGPISIKLIYPTGFVIGILRDVAKHYPWPWPPNICLFKEGKSMIWINQSSTLRETGLKYFRRYFLNQNNYRAQWKKFERWIKEYEALAPELENKFKSDLSKEDLLRSLNRLADLNNRFWLIVHVPEIANWGGEYLLKKELAKIDPTRADEYLEILSAPVKYSFFQDEELALLKLAPIKNKKELAAALKDHSKNWHWILNSYGGNRILSPEYFSIKLKGLLRREKAENIIREIKKKIEHNRKRKADLIKKLKLDKKIILIAAELSESIWWQDFRKGYIWRQNHLWDLALRAVEKNTSWKFGELQWCYFEELVKVVRGKIDKKEILKRRKYYGWYSENGKIYDFTDKATFQKFWQEYAEEKIVFSREIRGLLVSRGKGGIVRGIARIITDPFKEQNKFKPGEILVASMTSPEYIIVMRKAAAVITDYGGMTCHAAIVSRELGVPCLVNTRNATKLIKTGDLVEVDADKGIIKRLN from the coding sequence ATGAAGATTAATATCGATTCCCGAAAAGAATTGTTCAAATGGGGGCCGATCAGCATTAAACTGATTTATCCTACCGGTTTTGTCATCGGTATTTTGCGCGATGTCGCCAAACATTATCCCTGGCCTTGGCCGCCTAATATCTGTCTGTTTAAGGAAGGCAAAAGCATGATCTGGATCAATCAATCCAGTACGCTCCGGGAAACCGGATTGAAATATTTCCGCCGCTATTTTCTTAATCAAAATAATTACCGCGCGCAATGGAAGAAATTTGAGCGTTGGATAAAAGAATATGAAGCGCTGGCGCCGGAATTGGAAAATAAATTCAAAAGCGATTTGTCCAAAGAGGATTTGCTGCGTTCGCTGAATCGGTTGGCGGATTTGAACAATCGTTTCTGGCTGATAGTCCACGTGCCGGAAATCGCCAACTGGGGCGGAGAATATCTATTGAAGAAAGAATTGGCCAAGATCGATCCGACCCGCGCGGACGAATATTTGGAAATCCTTTCCGCGCCGGTCAAATATTCTTTTTTTCAGGATGAAGAATTAGCGCTGCTCAAATTGGCTCCGATAAAAAATAAAAAAGAATTGGCTGCGGCTTTGAAAGACCATTCAAAAAATTGGCATTGGATTTTGAATAGCTATGGCGGCAACCGCATCCTAAGCCCGGAATATTTTAGCATTAAGCTGAAAGGATTATTAAGGCGCGAAAAGGCTGAAAATATCATCAGGGAGATTAAGAAAAAAATTGAGCATAATCGGAAACGCAAGGCGGATTTAATCAAGAAACTCAAGCTGGATAAAAAAATCATCCTCATTGCCGCCGAGTTAAGCGAATCGATTTGGTGGCAGGATTTCCGCAAAGGCTATATTTGGCGGCAGAATCATCTTTGGGATTTGGCTTTGCGGGCCGTTGAAAAAAATACTTCCTGGAAATTCGGCGAGTTGCAATGGTGTTATTTTGAAGAACTGGTAAAAGTAGTCAGGGGGAAAATTGATAAAAAGGAAATTTTAAAAAGAAGAAAATATTACGGCTGGTATTCGGAAAATGGGAAAATTTATGATTTTACCGATAAAGCGACGTTCCAGAAGTTTTGGCAAGAATATGCCGAAGAGAAAATTGTTTTTTCCAGAGAAATCAGAGGATTATTAGTAAGCCGCGGTAAAGGCGGAATCGTCCGTGGCATTGCGCGGATCATCACTGATCCGTTTAAGGAGCAAAATAAATTCAAGCCCGGAGAAATTTTGGTAGCCAGCATGACTTCGCCGGAGTATATCATTGTGATGAGAAAAGCCGCCGCCGTGATCACCGATTACGGCGGCATGACCTGTCACGCGGCCATCGTCTCCCGCGAACTCGGCGTGCCCTGTCTGGTCAATACCCGTAACGCGACCAAGCTAATCAAAACCGGCGATCTGGTCGAAGTCGACGCGGATAAGGGAATAATAAAGAGATTAAATTAA
- a CDS encoding PEP-utilizing enzyme gives MTKKQIFKYLKSNELDIQNATANLLILDLAFSAYAKFNLVSGFKFSPIFTYEASGKKSGYYQMTPKRLINDIGSQIYRDYQKNPKKVRELMVAQKRITEEMASLWRKFEIREKKSLSRAEWGEFYRRFKEKSRQWWPYSVLGEDKGEVINREVVPRFARRNKIEINEARRIIMTLSHPAEQSVMNLGRITSLKTSLYLIKKGWSKKSNVELLQDKKVATLVKKYLAQSFWTKTDYYRAHRISAAEFLAKVKEEIINKGKKNLAKELAEIENNFRKIQREKNKILGGLKLTKADKKDLDFSLLIATWIDWRKKWMMEACYYTFTFLEDLAEYLGLSYEEISSYLIAELDEFLKSGKKISVSQVKKRSSEGVFLVFTNELEAPSIFSGQAGKDLFLAAMRQGAESQGLKGFVASSAGQSKISGRVSIVLDLDKDKIKAGDILVTSMTRVEFIPLMRQAKAVITNEGGIACHAAIVSRELGIPAIIGTKNATQKLKTGDNVEMDLKSGIIKIIK, from the coding sequence ATGACTAAAAAACAAATTTTTAAATATCTTAAAAGCAATGAGCTGGATATTCAAAATGCCACCGCGAATTTGCTGATTTTGGATTTGGCTTTCAGCGCTTACGCTAAATTCAATTTGGTCAGCGGCTTTAAATTCAGCCCGATATTTACTTATGAGGCTTCGGGAAAAAAGTCCGGTTATTATCAGATGACCCCCAAGAGATTGATTAATGATATCGGTTCGCAAATCTATCGCGACTATCAAAAAAATCCGAAAAAAGTCCGGGAGCTAATGGTCGCACAGAAAAGAATAACCGAAGAGATGGCTAGTCTTTGGCGTAAATTTGAAATCCGAGAAAAGAAATCTTTGTCGCGCGCCGAGTGGGGGGAATTTTATCGGCGTTTCAAGGAAAAATCCCGGCAATGGTGGCCGTATAGCGTGCTCGGGGAAGATAAAGGAGAAGTGATCAATCGCGAAGTGGTCCCGCGTTTCGCCCGGCGCAATAAAATAGAAATCAATGAAGCCCGGCGGATAATCATGACGCTGTCTCATCCGGCCGAACAGTCGGTTATGAATCTGGGCCGGATTACGTCTTTAAAAACCAGCCTTTATCTGATTAAAAAAGGGTGGAGTAAAAAAAGTAATGTTGAATTACTGCAAGATAAAAAAGTTGCCACGCTAGTCAAAAAATATTTGGCGCAGAGTTTTTGGACCAAAACCGATTATTATCGCGCTCACCGCATCAGCGCCGCGGAATTCCTGGCTAAAGTTAAAGAGGAAATAATTAATAAGGGTAAGAAAAATTTAGCCAAAGAATTAGCTGAGATAGAAAATAATTTTCGGAAAATTCAGCGGGAAAAAAATAAAATTTTGGGTGGGTTGAAATTGACCAAGGCAGATAAAAAGGATTTGGATTTTTCCCTGCTGATCGCTACCTGGATCGATTGGCGCAAAAAATGGATGATGGAGGCGTGCTATTATACTTTTACTTTTCTTGAGGATTTGGCGGAGTATTTGGGTTTAAGCTATGAGGAAATTTCTTCTTATTTAATCGCGGAGCTTGATGAATTTTTAAAGAGCGGTAAAAAAATATCAGTCAGTCAAGTTAAAAAAAGGTCGTCCGAGGGTGTTTTCCTGGTTTTTACCAACGAGCTGGAAGCGCCAAGTATTTTTTCCGGTCAAGCCGGCAAGGATTTATTTCTTGCCGCTATGCGCCAGGGGGCGGAAAGCCAAGGACTGAAAGGTTTTGTCGCTTCCTCCGCCGGCCAAAGTAAAATTTCCGGCCGGGTGTCGATTGTCCTTGATCTGGATAAAGATAAAATTAAAGCCGGCGATATTTTGGTAACCTCGATGACGAGAGTGGAATTTATCCCGTTAATGCGCCAGGCGAAGGCGGTGATCACCAACGAAGGCGGCATCGCCTGCCACGCCGCCATCGTTTCCCGCGAACTCGGCATTCCCGCGATCATCGGCACCAAAAACGCCACGCAGAAATTGAAAACCGGCGATAACGTGGAAATGGATCTGAAAAGCGGAATAATTAAGATTATAAAATAA
- a CDS encoding PEP-utilizing enzyme, translating into MGKINLLKRALKKDWYVQGFNAVPSFLNLPAYSGFAMKRELGFGYSMFIHNYANGYGEMWYLADDFRRIWGIVKNKLKRNPDYLKQQKRRYSQIFQPHRALFKKIDRLDLKKIFQGELMAILKKLNQAQMDSVGISHLVDAVGIEIENEFKKSLFAEIKNKDEFNHYFGILTAPTKLSFIAREELELKKLLKFSSRVRKEKLPEHAKKYFWILNSYAGVQELKADFFAEKLKKIAAAEKKNAVKNPPEKIKLSRATEAMAKIINFAAIWQDERKAETLRTVGYLARLLKEIARRMKIPYVFLLYLGVKDMRRIKSFKDIRSLKNQLEIRKSGVVFLTNNSQEYSYTEKTAKKLIAFKNERITASEENKKEIHGSIANIGTAVGRAIICRDLASLAKVEVGDVVVASMTRPEFMTALKKAAAIVTDEGGITSHAAIISRELGIPAIIGTKVATKVLKTGMLLEVRANHGVVKILR; encoded by the coding sequence ATGGGGAAAATTAATTTACTAAAACGAGCACTGAAAAAAGATTGGTACGTGCAGGGATTCAACGCCGTGCCCAGTTTTCTCAATCTGCCGGCCTACAGCGGTTTCGCGATGAAAAGGGAGCTGGGTTTCGGCTATTCCATGTTTATCCATAATTATGCCAATGGCTACGGCGAAATGTGGTATTTAGCTGATGATTTCCGGCGGATTTGGGGAATAGTTAAAAATAAATTGAAGCGGAATCCGGATTATTTGAAACAGCAAAAGAGAAGATATAGTCAGATTTTTCAGCCGCACCGAGCTTTGTTTAAAAAAATCGACCGGCTTGATCTGAAAAAAATTTTCCAGGGAGAATTGATGGCCATTTTGAAAAAATTAAATCAGGCGCAGATGGATTCGGTTGGTATTTCCCATTTGGTGGACGCCGTCGGCATTGAAATCGAGAATGAATTCAAGAAGAGTTTATTCGCGGAAATAAAGAATAAAGACGAATTTAATCATTATTTCGGAATTTTAACTGCGCCGACTAAACTGTCTTTTATCGCCCGAGAAGAATTGGAACTGAAAAAATTGCTTAAATTTTCCAGCCGGGTAAGAAAAGAAAAATTGCCAGAGCATGCTAAAAAATATTTTTGGATTTTGAATAGTTATGCGGGAGTGCAAGAACTTAAGGCTGATTTTTTCGCGGAAAAATTGAAAAAAATAGCGGCGGCGGAAAAGAAAAATGCGGTAAAGAATCCGCCGGAGAAAATAAAATTAAGCCGCGCGACCGAAGCGATGGCTAAGATCATTAATTTTGCGGCTATTTGGCAGGATGAAAGAAAGGCGGAAACTTTAAGGACGGTCGGTTATCTTGCCCGCTTGCTCAAAGAAATCGCCCGTCGAATGAAAATCCCGTATGTTTTTTTACTTTATTTGGGAGTTAAGGATATGCGCCGGATTAAATCATTCAAAGACATCAGGTCGTTGAAAAATCAATTAGAGATTAGAAAGAGCGGCGTGGTTTTTTTGACCAATAACAGCCAGGAATATTCTTATACTGAAAAAACGGCGAAAAAATTAATCGCCTTTAAAAATGAACGGATCACCGCCAGCGAGGAAAACAAAAAAGAAATTCATGGTTCGATTGCTAATATCGGCACGGCGGTCGGTCGGGCGATTATTTGCCGCGATCTGGCCTCATTGGCTAAAGTCGAAGTTGGTGATGTGGTGGTGGCTTCAATGACTCGCCCGGAATTTATGACGGCTTTAAAAAAGGCGGCGGCGATTGTCACCGACGAGGGCGGAATTACAAGTCACGCGGCGATAATTTCCCGCGAGCTGGGAATCCCGGCGATCATTGGCACAAAAGTGGCGACCAAAGTTTTAAAAACCGGCATGCTTCTTGAAGTCCGCGCCAACCACGGCGTGGTGAAAATTTTACGTTAA